The DNA region gcagggggggtgcaGAGAGGAACGAGGGGTGCAGAGGGGtcgggcagggtgcggggggGTGCAGAGAGGCAcgggggggtgcagaggggtcgGGCAgggtgcagtggggtgcagaggggcacgggggggtgcagaggggtcgAGCAAGGTGCAGGGGGTTGCAGAGGGTGTGGGCAGGccccgggggggtgcaggggggtgcagaggggcacgggggggtgcagaggggtcgAGCAAGGTGCAGGGGGTTGCAGAGGGTGTGGGCAGGccccgggggggtgcaggggggtgcagaggggcacggggggggtgcagaggggtcgAGCAAGGTGCAGGGGGTTGCAGAGGGTGTGGGCAGGCCCcgggggggtgcagaggggcacgggggggtgcagaggggtcgAGCAAGGTGCAGGGGGTTGCAGAGGGTGTGGGCAGGccccgggggggtgcaggggggtgcagaggggtcgAGCAAGGTGCAGGGGGTTGCAGAGGGTGTGGGCAGGCCCCaggggggtgcagaggggcacggggggggtgcagaggggtcgAGCAaggtgcaggggggtgcagaGGGTATGGGCAGGCCCCGGGGGGGTGGTGCAGTGGGGTCAGGCAGGGTGCAaggggggtgcagaggggtcgGGTAGGATACATGGGGGGTGCAGAGGTGCCCGAGGGGGGGCTGAGGGGTCGGGCAGGGTGCATGGGGCATGCAGAGAGGCACGGGGCGGGTGCAGAGGGGCAcgggggggtgcagaggggcacGGGGGGGGTGCAGAGGGTATGGGCAGGGCATGGGGGGGTGGTGCAGGGGGGTCAGGCAGGGTGCAAGGGGGTTGCAGAGGGGTCGGGCAaggtgcaggggggtgcagaGGCGCATGGAGGGTGCAGAGGGGGTGGGCAGGCCCCggggggtgcatgggggtgCAGAGGTGCATAGGGGTCGGGCAGGGTGcatgggggggtgcaggggggggtcaggcagggtgcagggggggcagCCGAGGGGTTGGGCAGGGTACATGGAGGGTGCAGAGGGGGTGGGCAGGCCCCggggggtgcatgggggtgCAGAGGTGCATGGGGGGGTGCAGAGAGGCacaggggggtgcaggggggtcaggcagggtgcagggggggcgGCTGAGGGGTTGGACAGGGTGCATGGAGGGTGCAGAGGGATTGGGCAGGGTGCATAGGGGTGCAgaggtgcccggggggggggtggtgctgAGCGTGGGGAGCTGGGCCCCGCCGTCCCCCTCCATGCTCACCAGCGCTTGGCGAAGCCAAGGGGATCGCAGCTGCCCCTGACCCCGCCGAGCCGGGGTGCGGCCGAGTTTTGAGGCCCCCGGGGGTGCCACgctccctccccaggcaggaggaggccCAGGCCATTGACCAGGAGCTCTTCACCGAGTACAAGTTCAGCGTGGATCAGCTGATGGAGCTGGCGGGGCTGAGCTGCGCCACCGCCATCGCCAAGGTGGGCACGGGAGAGGCGGGCGGTGGTCCCGGGGTGGTCGGGGGGGAgtcctggggcagggggtcccggccccgctTCACCAGCATCACCTCCCGCCCCACGCCAGGCCTACCCGCCCGGTTCCTTCACCACAAGCCAGCCCACCGTGCTGATCATCTGCGGGCCGGGGAACAACGGTGGTGATGGCTTGGTCTGCGCCCGGCACCTGAAAATGTTTGTGAGTCTCTCGTGCTCCTGCCCCGGGGAGGGTGCCCGTCCCCCTGCGCCCCTGCACCCACAAGTTTTGGGGTTCCCACTTCTGGTGCCAAAGCACTTTTCGGGTCCCTCCGGCTCTTTGCAGGGCTATGAGCCAACCGTGTATTACCCCAAGCGCCCCAACAAGCCCCTGTTTGAAGGTTTGACCACCCAGTGCCAGAAGATGGACATCCCCTTCCTCCCCGAATTCCCGGCCGAGGTGAGGAGCGCccgggctggggagcagccgcCCTGGGAGCTGTGCCCGGGGCCGTTTTTCACCCACTGCCTTCCCTGCCGCAGGCTGCGCTCATCGATGAGCTCTACGGCTTGGTGGTGGACGCGATTTTCGGGTTCAGCTTTAAGGGAGCGGTGCGGGAGCCTTTCGGCAGCATCCTCGACACCCTCGAGCGCATCACGGTGCCCATCGCCAGCATCGACATCCCCTCGGGTGAGTAACGGCCGGACCCACCGGAGGAAGGTGCCCGGCCGGGGTCTTCCTGgctccagcctggcctcggGGCTCGTTGCAGGCTGGGACGTGGAGAAGGGGAAGGCGGACGGTCTCCAGCCCGACATGCTCATCTCGCTGACGGCGCCCAAGAAGGCGGCGATGCATTTCACCGGCCGCTACCACTTCCTCGGGGGCAGGTTCGTACCGGCCGCGCTCCAAAAGAAATACGCTTTAAACCTGCCACCGTACCCCGAGACGGACTGCGTCCTGCAGCTGACCTAGGGCTGGGGCTCAGCGGGGGCTCGGGGTGCCGGGCTAGGTTTCGGCACAGCAGATCAGGGTCTAATTCTGTCAAAGCCGCAGCTCTCCGCTAGgagggtgctcagcaccttgcTGGGCTCCAGTCCTACCCAGCTCTGCCAGCGGGATCGAAGTTTTTTGCAGACCGAAGCCCCCGGGAGCCGGGGACGGAGGGGGCGGCTGCTGGCAGGCTCTGTGTGGGGTTGCTACCTAATTCGAGTGCTTCTAGGTGTAGGCGCGATGTGGGATCCTGGGGTCTGCCACGTATTGTGCGCTTCGGGATAGTTTCACTGCAATAAAGATTTATTCATGcccttgaaaaaaaatatttcaatactCTGGGCGGGGTCTGTCGCCTTGTGTCCCTCTGCCACGGCGAATgggtccctgccccggggcccaGTGGGAACCGGGGTCACTCCCGACGGGAGGCTCAGGGAGTGAAATAAAGCTCGATCAAGTGGTCCCAGCCCAACAACCCCAGCAGCAAACACGCAGTTGGGCCAcagtgctgggctccagctgggAAGAGCCCAGAGCACCGTTGGGCACCCGTCAGCACCAGCAGGATCGGGCCCCTCTCAGCCAGATGGCACAGGCGCTGCGCAGCACAGCAGCCTCGGCCCTTGCTCACTCTGgctccctcttcctcttcttcctcttcttcctgggACTGTGCCCAGCCTGGTCTGGCCCATCTGCGTCTTCTAGAGGTACCTCTGTCTCAGCCGGctcttcttcatcctcctccttctccttcctcctcttcttcttcttcttctctgtcTCAGCCGGCTCCtctttgtcctcctcctcctcctctttcctcctcttcttcttcttcttcttcttctctgtcTCAGCCAGCTCttctttgtcctcctcctcttccttctccttcctcctcttcttcttcttcttcttctctgtcTCAACTGGCTCTTCTTTGTCCTCCacctctttcttctgcttcctc from Pelecanus crispus isolate bPelCri1 chromosome 22, bPelCri1.pri, whole genome shotgun sequence includes:
- the NAXE gene encoding NAD(P)H-hydrate epimerase codes for the protein MPGPRALLGLGLGLLVAAGARAGGRCPGRGWERSWERSWERGRCRPHRAMHGPSVGPGPPGLRFLGQEEAQAIDQELFTEYKFSVDQLMELAGLSCATAIAKAYPPGSFTTSQPTVLIICGPGNNGGDGLVCARHLKMFGYEPTVYYPKRPNKPLFEGLTTQCQKMDIPFLPEFPAEAALIDELYGLVVDAIFGFSFKGAVREPFGSILDTLERITVPIASIDIPSGWDVEKGKADGLQPDMLISLTAPKKAAMHFTGRYHFLGGRFVPAALQKKYALNLPPYPETDCVLQLT